The nucleotide window tgggtcccCCCGAGAGGCCTCACATCATTCGCACACTCGCTCGGTCCCTGCCCGCGTATCTGCCCTGCTGTATCTGGGCCAGGCCCCGGCCCCGCAGACCCGGCTCTGGCCTCCAGCAGGGAGCGGGCGCTCGGCAAGGAGTCCAAGCGGGGAAGGTCAGCCACCTTCTCAGGCTACTGTCAGCTAGTCCGTGCTGGGCCCTCACCCCAGGGTCCCCAGGCCGCAGGCAGGCCTCGGGGTCCCGGGCTCTGAGCGGGCCGCCCAGTGACCGGTGTTCTTTCTCACCCGACTCGGGGGCGCCTGTTCCCCGGGGGATCCTCCCCTGTGAAGTGTCCACTCCCTTTCCCTGGATGACCATCACATCGGGGCGCGTTAGGGACAGGGTGTGGCAGCTGGAGGCTCAGGCAGGAAGTGCCCCCACGTTGTCACGGGTCCTGGGTTCCCTGGCGGACAAGTCCGCACGGGTCCGGCCTGTCTCCCGGAGGGTCCTTCTCTCAGGGCAGGCCACACAGAGAGAAGTCAGGAGCTTgggtccccccaacccccaatgcTGAGTGGACTCTATGTGACACAGGGTCTCTGTTTTGCAGGGGGACCCGCCAAGGGGAGACTCTTACAGGTATTATGGACCATTCCCCGGCCCCCACCCACTGGAGGTGATGCCGTCGGGGTGGGTGGGGCTCCCGGTTCTCTGAGGGGCCTGGGTCCTTCGGGCCAAGCCACCTCCTCGCCTTAGAAAGCCAGGAAGACCCCGAACACAAGGCCCACGGGCGGGGCCCAGTACAGGCGGGTCTTCGTGTGGAAATTCCCCATCGCGACACAGAAGGGTGTGCCGTGTCCACCCAGGTCCCGCAGGCCCCGCCGGACGTCACCACAGTGGCTTTGGAGGAGACGGCATCCGTGTTTCCCGGGAGGGACCAGCCCACCGATCGACGGCTCTAGGAGGCGGACGTCTGAGACATCTCGGGCTGTGCCCGCTCGAAGCCGCCAGGCCCCCGAGGGCAGACTGTGGGCCCTCAGACTCGACACAGCAGAGGGATACCGGCCGCCGCTCAGGGGGCTCGGGGACCTCACACGCCTCCCATCAACTTCGCGGGGGCCCGCCTCCCTGCCACCTCTGTGCTATCCACGTGTAGACCCAGCCCTGTGAGGACACCGCCACTCTCGGCTCCAAGCCTCGCTCACTCCCAGCCCCTCTGGGCCTCGGCTAGCTCGTCTGCAGGATGGGCCTGCCCGCACCTACCTCACAGCTGCGGCGACACTGGAGGGACCACGAATGCAGCACGACACGTGACTGTCACGTTTGCAAGTGATTTCTAAATTGGAGGTGTTTGtttaacaaatacaaaattgctttttaatttctcgttaaaaagtatattttggaaGGATGCTTTGAGAGTATGTAAACCTCCTGTTTCTCCCAAAACTTTCATCCACTGatgatttaaaagattttttttattaaaaatttttttaatggttatttatttttgagagagagagagagtcagcgagtgtgggggagggacatagagagagggagagagagaatcccaagaaggctctgagctgtcagcacagagcccaacatggggctcgaacccacgaaccgcgagatcgcgacctgggccgaagtcagacgcttatccgactgagccccccagcgcCCTGACGATTTTTGCCTGAAAAGTGATTGGGAGGGTTTCCAGTCGGGGATGTGACTCCCCCTCGTGCACTAGCGAGTTAGCGTCCGTGGACGAAGCGCTTCCCCTGCGGGCCCTACGGTGGCCCGCACTTCCTACTTCGACAGCGGATTCTGATACATGACTGTCATTATTTTGAGGCACACGTTGTCCCAGATTTGTCTTACAAGACGCTGTTTGACTCGTTTCTGATGCAcagcccctgctctgtctcccgaGAATCCAAGGAGCTCAGCAACCCACACACCGGCTTCCAGAGCATTCTCCATCAAAACCACCAGGCTGCTCCTAGAACGGCTGGCCCAAGCCAGGGCCTCGGGAGTCACAGGCTCACCGTGAAACCTCCCTTCATACAACGTTCGATGCGGCCACTCAGTGTGCATCAGCCCAAAGCGCCCCCAGAAGGTCCCCCTGGGGGTTACGTCCGAGTCCTCTCAGGTCACTTTCCTGCCTGCCCGTGGCCACCGGGGCCACCAGGCCACAGGGCCTAATCCCAGCACCTAAACGGCACCAGATGGGGCAGTAAGGATCAGCAGAAGCCCCCAGTGCCTCTGGACCAGCACCCCAGGCCCGGGGTGCCCTCGGGCTCACCTGTGCAGGCTGACGGCCAAGCTCACCAAGGAGACTATAAATCCCACCCAGAGCGTTAGCGAGGCGCTAGCTCTCCAGTGAGACGTTTGCACATCACGGGTGTGTCAGAACCTTCGAAAGCACCACAGAATTCAAGAGGTAATATCTCCCAGAACACATGGTTACAGACAGCACGTGCAATGGACCGGCTCCGACCCCTCACTGGGccattttagccttttttttgtCTTTCGGGATGTTTTTTGCCCTGATTCTATTTTCTAttaggcaccttttttttttatgtttatttatttctgagacagagacagagcatgagcgggggaggggcagagagagagggagacacagaatccgaagcaggctccaggctctgaactgtcagcacagagcccgacttaaggctcgaactcacaaaccgtgagatcatgacctgagctgaagtcggtcgctcaactgactgagccacccaggcgcccccaccccccgttttTTTTAGAAACACTGCCATGGAGAAGATGCCCATAGGATCCCAGAGACCAACCCAGAGCCTCAGACAGGAGCTCAGAAATACAGGAGGATACAGGCATTCACGGGCTCTTTAActgatgtgtttattttgtgcTGAGAGCAGCCCCCCCCTTTGCCAGTCTGGGGGTTGAACGAGTTAGAGGTTTCCAGAGGGAAGCCATGGGACAGGTTAGGACAGGCTGGTCCCTGCTCAGAGGGACTCAACACACAGCATCACCAGGTCCTGGCTGCTGGGCCCACCTCCCAGCCCTCGcaaggccccccacccccgtccctccCTTCTCCTGCAGCACACGGCCCTGAGCCCTCAGTGGCTGCCCACCGAAGGCCTGAGCCTGCTCCCCCTCTGCAAACCCCACCCCCGTGACCACTTCACCCCTgcgtctgtctctgcctccacctctATCCCCTCGGCTCCTGCCTCCGCCCAGTGTCTCGAGGGAGCGGAGCAGGGCCACTCAGGCCAGCAACCCCGCGTCCATCGGGAGGAGCTGTTTTCTGCTAccagctcccttccctctggccagCAGGAGGCTGGGGCCTTGCTGGCCTGGTGGGTCCTTTCTCTGCAGgtgaactgggggtggggggtggggacaggcaggCATCTCCTTGAAGGAGCCCTGATGTTGGAGCTGCACCTCAACCTTGGGGAACCAGGGTCCATGCCCCCCTGCTCTCTCAGTCCCTGGCGGGGTCCCgagcccttcccttcccctgacgGCTCTCTTCCATGGACCTCAGGGCCCCTAGGTCAGCAGCCTCCCCTACGGCTCACCCCACCCTTGGCTCACTTCCTGGGTAGCTCTTCACCGGCCCCATGCTTCCCTCCAGGGCACaaggagccccatgtgggctggTTTccagtgctgggggtgggggagggacactgaACCCCATGTCCTCGGTCAGTGTGCTCTCATGAGGCAGCTCTGGGTTCTGAGGGCAGGGGTCCTGGTGCCCAGGGGAGGGGGCTTCTTGCCGAACCCGGCACTGTGACCCATGGGGCTCCCCCTGCCCAGgggccaggaggcaggagagcagTCCGGGTCTCGGTGGGCGTCCCGGACCCTGATCAGGAGGTCTTACCAGGCACGCAGGCAGTCTTCACGCATCTTTCAGAACTCCAGGTCCAGGTGTGGCGGACAGTGGACAAGTGCCCTGGTGGTCACATCCTAGAACTCTCCTTGACCCGGGCAGCACCCCGCAGGAGAAGGCCGGCCTTGCAGGAGGATGCTACTATTCACTGCCTcagtgggaggaaggaaagcttcctaCCACCCAGCAACAGTCCAGCCGATGAGAGACTGTCACAGCTCAGCCAGTGAGAAACAgtcacagcccagccaatgagaaacagTCATAGGCTggcagcccagccaatgagaaacagTCACAAGCAAACCAATGAGAGCCTctcacagctcagccaatgagagactgtcacaggccagccaatgagaagccactacaCTTCAAGCTCTGTCTTATTCCAGTGAAGTTAACAGCCTAGCCCAGCTCCCTCCGTGCTCTACGAAGGAACCTCCTCCGGGCTTTCCTCGGTGTTGTTGTCTGCAATTGCATCCTGGATTGCAGTTCTCTGCTGTTcccaaataaaaccatttttttgcTGGTAAAGTAACTGGCAGTGTAATTTTTTAAGGCTAACAAAGGATCTAATCAACAAGGGTCCGATGCAAACCTGTAAAACAGAATTGAAACTCgaataatgaaaaacaattatgttttaaatgaataagaCAACTACCAAGAAAAACTAACCCTATgctgatgagggaaacaaaggcaagagaaatgtggCTTAAATTAAAATCTCCTTACAGCTTGCTGCCCACTGACAGACACCTGAAACATGCCAAAGGTGACCTTCCTCGAGGAATTCATGGCTGCATCGGTGCCTTAATGTTTATGTCTTATTACAGGCTAAAAGTAACCTTAtcttaacagcagctagcccctcaaggtcctgaaagccttgcttccaaattccttagagactgcACTGTCCATAACCCTCAGTAATTAAAAAGTATGTAGTCATTCACTCCTTCTTATTGGGTCACTTTCGTGTCAATTGCTCAGGCTGCAATCCTCTAGCCAATGGCTGCTCTACAGGGAGGAGGAAGCTGGAAGTTAGTCCCCTGGCCGGAATGGTAATAAGACCCAGAAACTCGATGCCCTctctttattactattttttatttttatttttaatgtttatcttgtgagagagaaagagaaagagagcaagagagagacaggagaggtagggagagagaaatcggggttcaaactcacaaactgtgagatcatgaccttggccaaaaccaagggtcagatgcttaaccaactgacccacccaggtgcccctctttattcCTATTCTTAGATAGAGTTGTCTTTTGGGAGTTAGGACAGCCACCTAGGTCCCCAGGATGGCTGCTAATCTTAAAAAGACTCTCACGTGAAGTTTCCTCCTCATTGGTCTAATGTGATCCCCTCCACATCCCTGGTCTAGCCGCTTCTGGCTGcaagactttggctcagggtggGCCGAAACTAGCACTCGATTGAATCAAAGCCCCACTGGGGATGGCTTCCTAGAGAAGTTAGCTGTAAAAGTCTACATATGCTGGAATGTTGCTCACACAGTGATGGATTTCTCTCTTTACTACTTTTTCATCAGTGTCCCCTACTGACtactgaaatgacaaaattggaTAATTTCCCCTTATAAAGCTCTTCTGGTGTCTGCCATGGGTGGAAAATGGCACGGCCTTCATGGCAAGGCGCAGCTCAGTGCTCTGGTCCATGTGCAGACACCCATTTTGCAGTCTAGAATGCGTCGGGGAAACGGGGGCCTTTTCAGCTGCCCAGTGATCATAGTGATTTTGTTTGAGGGACCCCTCCGGTCGCTTTGACACCGGGAACCTGTAACATATTCCGCACGAGACGCCACCCGGGAGTCGGGCCAGGGGGGATTCTTGGTAATGAACCTCTAGGCTTCTTCCTCGGTCCCCAAGGTCTCTCCCTTGGGATGCCTTTTAATCCACTGGAATCAATTCAGATTGCAAGACTCAAAAAAGGTCTTCTGTCAAACTGCACGGCCTCAGTCCTCCTGAGGAGACAAGAAAAAATAGCCCATTAATGGGACTTTTAAAGCTTCGGTATGACTTATCAGTTAGATCTCTTCTGCAGGAAACAGGGCACATGGTCTGAGGTACCCTGTGTCCAGCCCTGCATGGCCCTAAATCACGACCCTGATTGAAGGGCCTCTTGCAGAACGTGTTTGGCCACTAACCAGGCTGATGAACTCCCTCCTGATATACTGGATGGTTGTCTAAACAGGCCTCGTCTGAAAAAACCCACGTTGCTGGAGGAAGCACAGGCCATCCCTAACGAAAGGGACTCTGACACTCTCACTGTTCCTCCTGACAGACTCGGGGTATTCTAGCTGTGTGTGGGGGCCTCTCCCTCCTTCATTCCCGGGGTTATTGAGGGTGATAACTGGAACCAATTGGCTCTGGTTAGTCTATCCAGGGACAGGGACTTTATGGAaaattcccaagcagctgccgaaactccttttgtttcaggGAAGCTCCCCGTCTTCTCTGGTCCGGCACGACTGCCCATTTCCACTTGCTTGTGGACGAAAAAATAATCTGCATCCGCTCCTATGTCCGAGCTGACAGGCTTGGGGACCGGGaggcctctttctctgtcctctgggcTTTTTTCAGCTTCCAGCATTCCCGCACCCcacctcttcccccttcccctccccctcctcctgtctgTGCACCGCCTTGGGTGCGGCCTGCACAGCTGGCTCCTGTACCATGCTGGGTGCCTCGGGGGCCACCGGCCCCTCCTCCTCAGTGTCCAGGAGCGAAGGGCACCCCCTTTACGGGAGCCCCAGGGAAAAATCGGCAGCGGGTGACACACAGGTGGAACGCATTTGGCATTTACACTAATTTGTTGGCTCAATTATGACAGACATGTCTTTAGAGTCATCAacataaatatgaacatttttctaCCTAGGTTTACCGAAGGTCATATAAGCTCGTGTTCTCTCTGTTGCAAATTGTTGGCAAAGGGATTCCTTGAAATGACGGTTAATTTTgcccctaaatatattttatttttatttatttatttatttttaacgtttatttatttttcagacagagacacagtatgaacgggggaggggcagagagagagggagacacagaatcgaatcggaagcaggatccaggctctgagccatcagcccagagcccgacgcggggctcgaacccgcggaccgcgagatcgtgacctgagccgaagtcagacgcttaaccgactgagccacccaggcgccccttccctaaatatatttgaaaaggatactggtaggggggcgcctgggtggctcactcggttaagcgcccaactcttgatttctgctcaggtcatgatctcacagctcagggattgagccccacgtggttgggctctgtgctgacagcctgtggagcctgcttgggactctctctctccctctctctctgcccctcccgcatttgaactctctccctctctctctcaaaataaataaatattaaaaaaaataaaagtacaccagtataagattaaaattctgcttttctctcggtttaaagacaaagttttcttggattgttggtctgctcttgatttaaaaaatgtaataaaaggatttttttctctcttatttatttttatttattaagatgttttaatttttatttttgagagagagagagacagagtgtgagcgggggaggggcagagagagagggagacacagaatccgaagcaggctccaggctccgagctgtcagcacagagcccgacgtggggtttgaactcacgaaccgtgagatcatgacctgagctgaagtcggacgcttaaccgactgagacacccaggcgcccaagggtttttttctcttttgtctccctgGAAAATCAAGGTTTTTATGCTCTGTCTTTATTGAGTCTTTGGTTACTTAAGAACTAAAACTCATCAATATTAAAGGAGCTGAGTTTTGCTAACCACTATCCAACCCTACATATTTGCCTTTGGAATCTCTTATTGCCaccttggttaaataaataaataaagttttaagttttataatgatctgtaatcctatcTAGGCACgtgctttataattttctgaagtttttaacaaacttccccaagatttaaattgtaaatgaagtccTTTTGACCAATTAGGcttgtttatttggtatgttaagttacttggaaagcCCTGTCAAACAAATAATGATAAATCTTAGGTTGTGTTGCCTGGGTAAGTGCTAGAACTTCAAATATACTATATAAAATTCCTGCCGTTTTAATTTGTGTTGATAATACGGTCATCCCTTAACATTCTAATTGGTGAAATGTTACGTTGCAGAAATAACTGAATTCCCTTGTCAACTGCATTTGTCTTTTGCAATTTACCAAATGAGTTTCATCTTCAAAGAGACTTATATCTTTATGATAAAAGTCCTCTTggactttttaaacaaatgcaaCTGGAAAGTCCTATTTCAGAGAGAGACGCATAGACTCAGATACGACCAAACAGCTTAAAGGAATTGAGGGTGACTTCACGAAACACGGAAATGTTGGCCTGACACTTTGCTTggagttcccagcagcctcaccgGGTGAGtaaaggtcacttcctggcaggtgccgGAACCTCAGGAGATCTTGGGGACCTCGTGAAGACGAATCTACCCAAatctacaggtattgcaggcctgtctgatagtaagtatttggcttggcttcggCCTTGAGAGGTTACCGGAAGTTCAGCTGAGATTTCCTATAAAAAGTTCCAGCacagcaaattttaaaagatttatattaTCAATCTGCtcttcttgctgagcttatgtcaataattaggccaagtttgCTAAAACTGGACTCGGTCTACAAACAAATTAGTCTTGATTTGGCGATCTCTGGAAATAAGGGtgatttgggagagaaaaattatgtttcagtaaCACATCTTTGCAGACGTTAAACTCTACTTCTGGCTGCCTTTAAGTGTCTGTTGTTTGCCAAAGCTGGACACCTTGAGGGAAACTTCACAGAAACTGCCATGAGGCTCACACACAATCTTTGCGCCCGTTGCTCGGCGGGCCATTCACAAGGACCTCCAGAGGCATTTGGGTTACAAACCAGACAAATCCATCTGATTCCTGCCTGTTCCCACTCCAAGCTTGACATCTGCAAATCTCACTGGCAGCACGCAAGACTCAGACACCGGGTTTATAATTTGCTCTAACCATTACTCTATTTTCTGTTGCCGTAAAAGTGCCTCTTACCGATTACCTGATTGCTTACTAAACAAAACAGTCTACAGGATGATGAACACCACCTACCACACGTTTAACGCCTTAAATGACTCTCCCAAACCTGGGAGACTCCGAGGTCTCCAGCCTGGTCCAGGGGCTCTCCGTGGGACCTGGGGAGTGAGGCTGAGGGCTGGGGCCCAGACAGATCTGCGTGTCCCATTATCCGGGTTAAGTCTTGGCTTCATTTCTCACGCCAATGTCTCGGGCCTTTAGCGGTAAAACCGGGCGATCACAGGTGCCACAAGACTGTGGTGAGCAATAAACAAAGTCGCAAAGCACGTAGTAAACTGCTCTTACTTCTTTCAGGTCTATTTTACCCAAAGTCTGGGGGCTAAAAGAAGATTTTGCTTTAAGAAATTACCAGCATTATGATTAAAGCCAACGCAGATATCTAATTGAGAAAGCGAAGCATTCGCGTGGATTTTAAAGCTGAAATAAGATAAGGGTAAATGCTAAGCCCTTGGGCTCCTCTGCCTATAGGACGAGGGCCGGGCCCCAGAGCCGGGACTCGAGTGCTCACCGCACTCACCTTAACCCTGCCCTGCAAACCGGGCACTAGGTAGCCGCTGTCCCGCTCGCGCTCCCGCCTTCCCGCCCGCCCCAGACCCCAAACTCGGGACCTAGGATCAGCGACTCCGGTCGCTCTCCGGCTCTGCACCTGGCGGGGCAAAACGGAGCCCGCCCCCACGTGGGGCAGCGCTGTGCGCAGGCGCACCACGTGGCCGCTGCCCAACCGCCCAGCTTCTCCGGCAGCCAGCGCAGCGACGCCATTGGCCGACAGGCTTATGCATATGCAAAACAAGTGACAGAGCGCCGCCCGGGCCGCTGCTGTGGGCGGCAGCGGAGAGgcggcctgggggcggggccggcagaGGAGCGGgcgcctgggggcggggccggcagaGGAGCTGGCGTCTGGGGGCGGGGCCAGCAGAGGAGAGgcggcctgggggcggggccggcagaGGAGCGGGcgtctgggggaggggccggcagCGGAGAGGTGACCTGGGGGCGCGGCCTGGACGAGAAGCCGCAGTGGGGCGGGACACGGGCGGGGCGTGGCCAAGCCGGCCGGGAGCCCGGCGCGCAGCCGAAGAGCACGGTGGCAAGTGGACATGAGCGCGGTGGACCTTGCCCGCGTGGGCGCGTGTGTCCTGAAGCATGCGGTGACCGGGGAGGTGAGGCCGGACGAGCGCAGGGCGGTGGGTGGGCCCCTGGCACCAGCCCAGGCGCCCTGGCAGTGGCATGCGCGGCGGGCTTCGGGTCGTGGGGCTGGGGGCGCAGTCCGGGCTTGCGCGGTGCGGGGCTGGGGGCACGGACGCGCGTGGGAGGTGGTCCATCGGCACCCCTCGCCCGCCCCGCGCAGGCAGTGGAGCTGCGGAGTCTGTGGCTGGAGCAGGCGTGCGTGGTGGCTGGCCTGCGGCGCTTCGGCTGCTCGGTGTGTCGCTGGATCGCCCGGGACCTCAGCAGCCTCAGGGGGCTACTGGACCAGCACGGCGTGCGTCTGGTGGGCGTGGGGCCCGAGGCCCTGGGCCTGCAGGAGTTCCTGGAAGGCGGCTACTTCGCGGGAGGTGCttgtgctcccctcccctcctcccactgtAGCCCCACCAGCTACCTTGAGACCCTTCCCAAGCTCAGGGCAGTGGCCATCCCCTCCTTGCCCAGGCCTGACCCTTCTGTATC belongs to Panthera tigris isolate Pti1 chromosome C1, P.tigris_Pti1_mat1.1, whole genome shotgun sequence and includes:
- the PRXL2B gene encoding prostamide/prostaglandin F synthase isoform X2, with the translated sequence MSAVDLARVGACVLKHAVTGEAVELRSLWLEQACVVAGLRRFGCSVCRWIARDLSSLRGLLDQHGVRLVGVGPEALGLQEFLEGGYFAGELYLDESKRFYKELGFKRYNSLSILPAALGKPVRDVALKAKAAGIQGNLSGDLLQSGGLLVVTKARRGILTASPPL